The proteins below come from a single Leishmania infantum JPCM5 genome chromosome 6 genomic window:
- a CDS encoding RNA-binding protein-like protein, producing MPNTCSKGQLLDVSCAMRATDDSDMAAPGDGADGADRHALGSPGDGVGGAGPQPHPLRRQFGLEGCTDAFSSDEGDASATPEAAGGAPLSGEVDVCSSSLSATARHQNLLNHVLLGGDSEFTLTGGPTIHSAPSPAQELMASGPAVAATATHLPVSSAPSRSFSSQGKPLSAILVPASRSDDSAAAARCYIDPFAAAVVGSGSTSRSSSVGIGRPCTSTGMEGLYGDHYVHSLLRSRSGRSGGSSGFFGGADDVEDDEDGSAALQAAVDAAVRFDDLASEDDTVSGGGERRRLLRAGPTALSHLLAVASDTEDGAFTCAHRTKADFSSPFGTPGGLGDGESERHQPHSPQTPGMQQCGRRGDRRTDGRPQMPNRAAIGATATPSSAPYFASSGSAIVSPLQSMQPLASPAAAAPNPATTIVTSAHPGYAAAQAQQPPQQPLYPYIVTSAGTVAKPSAPACSLTSPQQSSIPVPPSRNGARQLQLQQQQLRDHHHQCSSSLHPSPHGRKASPVAVPHTFPAGTAAMPKLGDVDSFRYVSPPQASIAATHHHSVSGASIGGSTAAQNSTDISFAVQLGTAGSGTGTGIGGQTPSNSLLSSPSVQPFYLYQVPQATVAMEPPPPQQPPPPGSANVLLYSPPQAYVGSGQVVAAHLHPAPPTTAAATAVLGDSSRARSTSTPSGSYQRPAVTQQQQPQVNGGYTLMPSAAAAAATAAATTPSEESGRASRNLYFRNLPHSWNTSMLRELCSRYGAVLSAKVAHHSTTNESLGYGFVLFEHKQSAVTCMAMLNQAHVHAEGEESRTLLVRMAHATAAPGFQEEGASDSTASSLRQPTELTPPSGSVSRAGAAGGRLPQWILQQQQQQTTTSGLRSPRTPLSGSASMMLLSPGSAPQFYSRELSGASVADAHRGQAPPHSIGDSIRTNANASSNTSCAGGDSLRCTSPVGGAGNNSCVAVSRTSMPPSFSETFNFMSPKGAAKALAPPLRGLYRVPSTNTTSSLLSPHQPHQLQQQQQQEGSLSYSSASASRSATAGATATATAMAAAATQRAGCNFCSPLSLSPNDTASLLLLSPSAPHPTVQLPQSLHAPCASVSGKASSAKPASATTSTRNVYITNLPLTWNTTKLRELCGRYGEIVSASVAHHPETNGSRGYGFVLFAEERDAAACVMALHHCRVPASPHVLRCRFAKDKATPPIAYALLSPSQQPGRDSVGSGSGSPLPTATVGGSPTAATSKTMVPMIAMGGDADVFESSLASNGTGNSTRVSTKGAVQDAVCMPIDVFCTLQQRVHAQCVQYLTQKHQLQRKGTEDNSEPTSAVVTAEVQSEELENMMRSCVVYGAHVPTQGYGCVRPMDCRKASFRRAVARSPTAAVVEDAEQLLSGPPAEPSTPASSGLRSVGSALSTERGDPSGEVLEAADTAAPVTLPGTAVCTHAIAVGCAQPASPTLAGTTTMPAAPSTRRSMSDEPSCAPPRGVGMPDAESASRVATPEAMASPAAPLELWYTCTLFTTQLAAEAFVRAAAEASLGSGATINAGRGDFGTSSGIVVDASTVQLSSNGKDSLADTTLPSPSPSFDKTAKIQQTRFGLRDQVMVLSSAPLTLPAAPLSTSSANDMAANSTRLHPTEEPNSQHRPTATPPQQQYQWHHLRPSHQLPPPTPLHAQTRDGSAAASATQPRGSSLCSATGIAAAAAHPSASTAEPAPELSQPPHLQQQRLLCFPSSAETFLCSPPSHAAHYTYPRVALTSPADGATLTSPTPLMMVMGGDGDGSSSTSSTAAPLTFPKDLVTSVSAGAAGRYPSATVAECAYLLGSPASTSSVSLSTGTHILSGSTPPPLGVALNFPSASSTHSTLFSAAGAGSPSGHPASAVHAAPAAFAAAPSHMAATRAWSVATSGAAAAMSNVLSAPPPVSSGPSSSLSTEQAPPPPPHISYPLGSTIYAVPEAAALTAPATGGPPVLFSAAPISDAASPATPASSAQVSCTTPNATSQRSAQPLHP from the coding sequence ATGCCGAACACCTGCTCGAAGGGGCAGCTGTTGGACGTCTCATGTGCAATGCGTGCCACTGACGACTCCGacatggcggcgccgggagATGGTGCAGATGGCGCTGACCGCCACGCTCTCGGATCACCTGgggacggcgtcggcggcgccgggccgcagccgcatccgCTGCGACGGCAGTTTGGTCTTGAAGGATGCACGGATGCGTTTAGCAGCGACGAGGGAGACGCATCAGCAACACCGGAGGcggccggcggtgcgcctcTCAGTGGTGAAGTTGACGTCTGCAGCTCTTCCCtcagcgccacggcgcgtCACCAGAACCTCTTAAATCATGTGCTTCTGGGTGGTGATAGCGAATTCACGCTAACAGGTGGGCCCACCATTCACAGCGCACCATCACCAGCGCAGGAGCTGATGGCATCCGGGCCAGCTGTTGCGGCGACCGCGACGCATCTGCCTGTTTCTTCGGCGCCAtcgcgctccttctcctcccaaGGCAAGCCCCTCTCCGCTATCTTGGTGCCAGCCAGCCGGAGCGACgactcagcagcagcagcacgctgTTACATTGACCCGttcgcggcagcggttgTTGGCAGCGGCTCCACCAGCCGTAGTAGCAGCGTCGGCATCGGTCGCCCATGTACGAGCACGGGGATGGAAGGCCTGTACGGCGACCACTACGTACATTCACTGCTGCGGTCGCGAAGCgggcggagcggcggcagcagcggcttcttCGGTGGAGCAGACGACGTTGAGGACGATGAGGACGGATCGGCTGCTCTTCAAGCGGccgtcgacgctgccgtgcgcttCGACGACCTCGCGAGCGAGGACGATACGGTGAGCGGGGGCGGTGAGAGGCGAAGGTTGCTGCGCGCTGGTCCCACAGCATTGTCTCACTTGCTTGCGGTGGCGAGCGACACCGAAGACGGCGCGTTCACGTGCGCACATCGCACAAAAGCGGATTTCTCCAGCCCCTTTGGCACACCCGGCGGCCTTGGCGATGGTGAAAGCGAGCGGCATCAGCCCCACTCGCCGCAGACGCCCGGTATGCAGCAGTGCGGTCGCCGGGGCGACCGGAGGACCGATGGTCGCCCGCAGATGCCGAACCGCGCCGCTATCGGAGCGACTGCGACGCCATCGTCGGCGCCCTACTTTGCGTCCTCCGGCAGTGCGATCGTGTCGCCACTCCAGTCGATGCAGCCCCTGGcttcgccagctgctgccgctcccaATCCTGCGACGACCATCGTGACGTCCGCCCATCCGGGCTACGCAGCTGCACAAGCAcaacagccgccgcagcagccactcTATCCTTACATCGTGaccagcgccggcaccgtaGCCAAACCCTCCGCCCCGGCATGCTCTTTGacctcgccgcagcagtcCTCCATCCCTGTGCCGCCGTCTCGGAACGGAGCCCGGCAGCTACAactgcaacagcagcagctgcgcgaccaccaccatcagtgctcttcctcgctgcATCCCTCGCCGCATGGCCGGAAAGCGTCGCCGGTAGCGGTGCCGCATACCTTCCCGGCTGGTACGGCCGCGATGCCAAAGCTGGGCGACGTCGACAGCTTCCGGTACGTGTCACCGCCGCAGGCGTCCATCGCGGCCACCCACCATcacagcgtcagcggcgcctcgataggcggcagcaccgctgcacagAACAGCACCGACATCAGCTTTGCCGTTCAGCTTGGCACGGCGGGCAGTGGGACGGGCACGGGCATCGGTGGCCAGACGCCGAGCAACTCGCTCTTGTCCTCGCCCAGCGTTCAGCCGTTTTACTTGTATCAGGTACCACAGGCGACCGTTGCCatggagccgccgccgccgcagcagccgccgccgccaggcAGCGCGAATGTGCTGCTCTACTCCCCACCGCAGGCATACGTTGGGTCAGGccaggtggtggcggcacaTCTGCATCCCGCGCCACCGACCACAGCCGCTGCGACCGCCGTGCTCGGCGACTCGTCGAGGGCGCGTTCGACGTCGACTCCGAGCGGCTCGTATCAGCGTCCTGCTGTCACTCAACAGCAACAGCCGCAGGTCAACGGAGGGTACACACTGATGCCgagtgccgcggcggctgccgcgaccgctgctgccaccacccCGTCGGAGGAGTCGGGCCGGGCGTCGCGCAACTTGTACTTCCGCAACCTCCCACACTCGTGGAACACGTCGATGCTGCGTGAGCTGTGCAGCCGCTATGGCGCTGTCCTGTCGGCGAAGGTTGCCCATCACTCCACAACGAATGAGTCGCTGGGGTACGGCTTCGTGCTCTTCGAGCATAAACAAAGTGCTGTGACATGCATGGCGATGCTGAACCAGGCCCATGTTCAcgcggagggcgaggagtCGCGCACGCTGCTCGTGCGGATGGCCCACGCGACAGCCGCGCCGGGCTTTCAGGAGGAGGGCGCTAGCGACAGCACGGCCTCCAGCCTTCGCCAGCCGACGGagctgacgccgccgtcgggcTCGGTGAGCCGGGCGGGCGCGGCCGGGGGCAGGCTGCCGCAGTGGatcttgcagcagcagcaacagcagacgacgacgagtgGGCTCCGCTCCCCGCGCACACCGCTGTCCGGCTCTGCGTCGATGATGCTACTTTCACCCGGCTCTGCGCCGCAGTTTTACAGCCGTGAGCTCTCCGGTGCCAGTGTGGCCGACGCACATCGGGGACAGGCGCCCCCCCACTCGATCGGTGACAGCATCAGGACGAACGCGAACGCCTCGTCAAACACCTCGTGCGCCGGCGGTGACTCGCTGCGGTGCACCTCTCcagtcggcggcgccggcaacaACAGCTGCGTGGCCGTCTCCAGGACGTCCATGCCACCTTCCTTCTCCGAGACATTCAACTTCATGAGCCCCAAGGGGGCAGCAAAGGCCctggcgccgccactgcgTGGCCTTTATCGTGTTCCCTCAACGAATACGACGTCATCGCTCTTGTCCCCTCATCAGCCACACCaactacagcagcagcagcagcaggagggcTCTCTCTCGTACTCGTCCGCGTCGGCGAGCAGGTCCGCCACGGCCGGAGCGACTGCCACAGCGACCGccatggcagcagcggcgacccAGCGCGCCGGCTGCAACTTCTGCAgtcctctctcgctctcccccaACGACACCgcttcgctgctgctactgtcgccgtccgcgccgcacccgacggtgcagctgccacaGTCGCTCCATGCGCCTTGCGCATCCGTGTCCGGCAAGGCGTCCTCGGCAAAacccgcctccgccaccacgtCGACCCGTAATGTGTACATCACGAACCTCCCTCTCACGTGGAACACAACGAAACTGCGTGAGCTGTGCGGCCGGTACGGCGAGATCGTCTCCGCGTCGGTGGCGCACCACCCGGAGACGAACGGGTCGCGCGGCTACGGCTTTGTGTTGTtcgcggaggagcgcgacgcggccgcctgTGTGATGGCGCTGCACCACTGCCGCGTGCCGGCCTCGCCCcacgtgctgcgctgccgctttgCGAAGGACAAGGCGACGCCGCCCATCGCCtacgcgctgctgtcgccgtcgcagcagcccGGGCGGGACTCCGTCGGCAGTGGGAGCGGtagccccctccccacggCCACCGTCGGCGGGTCGCCTACCGCTGCAACGTCAAAGACAATGGTGCCGATGATCGCGAtgggcggcgatgccgatgTCTTCGAAAGCAGCCTCGCTAGTAACGGTACCGGCAACAGCACCCGCGTTAGCACCAAAGGCGCAGTCCAGGATGCGGTCTGCATGCCGATCGACGTCTTctgcacgctgcagcagcgggtgcACGCGCAGTGCGTGCAGTACCTCACCCAGAAgcatcagctgcagcgcaaggGCACGGAGGACAACAGCGAGCCCACGAGTGCCGTGGTCACGGCAGAGGTGCAGTCGGAAGAGCTGGAGAACATGATGCGGTCCTGCGTCGTCTACGGCGCTCATGTGCCGACACAAGGATACGGCTGCGTGCGCCCTATGGACTGCCGCAAGGCATCCTTCCGGAGGGCTGTCGCTCGATCACCCACAGCCGCCGTTGTCGAGgatgccgagcagctgctcagTGGACCCCCTGCAGagccgtcgacgccggccTCATCAGGGCTGCGGTCAGTTGGCTCCGCCCTCTCCACCGAACGTGGCGACCCGAGTGGCGAAGTCCTTGAGGCCGCAGACACGGCCGCGCCAGTGACACTGCCGGGAACGGCAGTTTGTACGCATGCCATTGCCGTCGGCTGTGCGCAGCCGGCCTCCCCCACACTCGCCGGCACAACCACGATGCCAGCAGCCCCGAGCACCCGGCGTAGCATGAGCGACGAGCcgtcgtgtgcgccgccgcgtggaGTCGGCATGCCAGACGCGGAGAGCGCGAGTCGGGTCGCGACGCCAGAGGCGATGGCAtcgccagctgctccgctgGAGCTGTGGTACACATGCACTCTCTTCACCACTCAGTTAGCGGCAGAGGCGTTCGTCCGGGCGGCAGCTGAGGCATCATTGGGCTCCGGCGCAACCATCAACGCAGGGCGTGGCGATTTCGGCACCAGCAGTGGAATCGTTGTGGATGCGTCGACGGTGCAGCTCTCCTCTAACGGCAAGGACTCGCTGGCGGATACcactcttccctctccctcgccgtcTTTTGACAAGACAGCCAAAATTCAACAGACGCGCTTCGGGCTTCGGGATCAGGTAATGgtgctcagcagcgcgccgttgacgctgccggcggccCCGCtttccacctcctccgcgaaCGACATGGCAGCCAACAGCACGCGTCTGCACCCTACAGAGGAGCCGAATTCACAGCACCGACCCACAGCCACGCCTCCCCAACAGCAGTACCAGTGGCATCACTTGCGCCCGTCACATCAGCTACCGCCACCAACGCCGCTGCATGCGCAGACGAgggacggcagcgcggccgcatcagcgacgcagccgcgcggcTCCAGCCTCTGCTCTGCAACAggcatcgctgcagctgctgcgcacccaTCGGCTTCCACGGCCGAGCCGGCGCCAGAGCTTTcacagccgccgcacctacagcagcagcggctgctgtgctttCCATCCTCTGCCGAGACCTTCCTCTGCTCTCCGCCGTCGCATGCAGCACACTACACCTACCCGCGAGTGGCGCTGACAAGTCCTGCAGATGGTGCAACGCTGACGAGCCCGACACCGCTGATGATGGTGATGGGCGGTGACGGtgatggcagcagcagcaccagcagcaccgcggcaccGTTGACTTTCCCGAAAGACCTTGTGACCAGCGTTtccgccggcgcggctggcCGTTATCCATCAGCGACAGTCGCGGAGTGCGCCTATCTGCTCGGCTCTCCCGCGTCCACCTCGTCCGTTAGCTTGAGCACGGGCACCCACATCCTCTCCGgctcgacgccgccgccgctgggtGTGGCGCTGAACTTCCCAAGCGCATCGAGTACCCACTCGACGCTGTTCAGTGCGGCAGGAGCCGGTAGCCCTTCGGGGCATCCGGCGTCAGCGGTGCACGCAGCCCCTGCTGCCTttgccgctgcgccctcACACATGGCCGCCACACGCGCTTGGAGTGTCGCTACtagtggtgctgcagctgcgatgTCGAATGTGCTCAGCGCACCCCCACCGGTGAGTTCTGgaccgtcgtcgtcgttgtccaCCGAGcaggcaccgccaccgccaccgcacaTTTCTTACCCGCTCGGCAGCACCATCTATGCGgtgccggaggcggcggccctgACGGCGCCGGCCACCGGCGGGCCGCCGGTGTTGTTCAGTGCCGCCCCGATCAGCGATGCGGCCAGCCCGGCGACGCCAGCCTCGTCGGCGCAAGTGTCGTGCACGACGCCCAACGCTACGTCTCAACGCTCCGCGCAGCCACTGCACCCCTAG